A genome region from Populus alba chromosome 3, ASM523922v2, whole genome shotgun sequence includes the following:
- the LOC118054720 gene encoding cytosolic sulfotransferase 15 yields the protein MFNQKPSMAEDLQELIANLPREKNLDGTNSLYLFKGAWLPVSLLRAVDSFQRDFIAQDTDIIVASMPKSGTTWLKALTFSVAKRHLYDPRESPLLTTPPHELVRFLETDLYMKDPYPNLEQLPPPRIFGCHSHFASLPESIRNSKCKVVYICRNPLDQVVSFFQFAHQFKHDGTPLLSLDECYENICRGVHVLGPFWDNVLGYWKASLERPDKVLFLKYEDLKEDIISNLKKIAEFLGIPFTDEEEKEGAIEEISRLCSFDNLRNLEVNKNGVLRPFGALNSSFFRKGEVGDWANHLSPSMAENYLKIVEEKLSGSGLTFRTSQ from the coding sequence ATGTTCAACCAAAAGCCCTCAATGGCAGAAGATCTCCAGGAATTGATCGCCAACCTTCCCAGAGAGAAAAACCTTGATGGCACGAATTCTCTCTATCTGTTCAAAGGGGCCTGGCTTCCAGTTTCTTTGTTAAGAGCTGTGGATTCCTTTCAACGCGACTTCATTGCTCAAGACACCGATATAATTGTAGCTAGCATGCCGAAATCCGGCACTACTTGGCTCAAAGCCCTCACCTTCTCCGTCGCAAAACGCCACCTCTATGACCCCAGAGAAAGTCCTTTACTCACCACCCCACCTCATGAGCTGGTGCGTTTTTTAGAGACTGACCTTTACATGAAAGACCCGTACCCAAATCTTGAACAACTTCCTCCTCCAAGAATCTTCGGTTGTCACTCCCATTTTGCAAGTTTGCCAGAATCCATTAGAAATTCCAAGTGTAAAGTTGTGTACATTTGCAGAAATCCATTGGACCAAGTTGTCTCTTTCTTTCAGTTTGCACACCAGTTCAAACACGATGGCACACCTTTATTATCACTAGATGAATGTTATGAGAACATTTGTCGTGGAGTCCATGTTCTGGGCCCCTTTTGGGATAACGTGCTGGGGTACTGGAAAGCAAGCTTAGAGAGACCAGACAAGGTGTTGTTCTTAAAATATGAAGACTTGAAGGAGGATATAATCTCTAACTTGAAGAAAATCGCTGAGTTCTTGGGAATTCCTTTCACCgacgaagaagaaaaggaaggggctattgaagaaatatcaaggCTGTGCAGCTTCGACAACCTCAGGAATTTGGAAGTGAACAAAAATGGTGTTCTTCGTCCTTTTGGGGCTCTAAACAGTTCCTTCTTCAGGAAAGGAGAGGTGGGTGACTGGGCAAATCATCTGAGTCCTTCCATGGCTGAGAATTACTTGAAGATCGTGGAAGAGAAGTTGAGTGGATCTGGTTTAACCTTCAGAACATCTCAATAA
- the LOC118054721 gene encoding CO(2)-response secreted protease isoform X1 translates to MPLFSFSSIFLAIPSFMASPLHHLFFLSALCLLIISSTASNHLPQHYVVYMGSSSSGDGGEAPEIAEADHLQLLSSIIPSHESERISLIRHYSHAFKGFSAMLTENEASVLAGHDGIVSIFRDPILQLHTTRSWDFLEAASGMQYKHKQPSMSSDVIIGMIDTGIWPESPSFNDDGIGEIPSRWKGACMEGYDFKKSNCNRKLIGARYYDSIQRTYNNNKTHVAKPDDSPRDFDGHGTHTTSIAAGAKVANVSYHDLAGGTARGGSPSSRVAIYKACTLDGCSGSTILKAIDDAIKDGVDIISISIGMSSLFQSDYLNDPIAIGSFHAQQMDIMVVCSGGNDGPDLYTIVNSAPWIFTVAASNIDRDFQSTVLLGNGKTFQGSAISFSNFNHSRNYPLAFGEDVAAKFTPISEARNCYPGSLDTQKVAGKIVVCTYNDLNIPRQIKKLVVEDARAKGLILVSEDETVVPFDSGTFPFAEVGNLSGLQIIKYINGTKKPTATILPARDVPRYRPAPTVAYFSSRGPGQYTGNILKPDIMAPGVAILAAMIPEKEAGSVPVGNKPSGYAIKSGTSMACPHVTGAAAFIKSFHRGWSTSMIKSALMTTANIYDNMGKPLQNSSHHFANAHEVGVGEINPLKALNPGLVFETTTEDYLQFLCYYGYSEKNIRSMSKKNFNCPRISIDRLISNINYPSISIGNLDRHKPAQTIKRTVTNVGCPNATYISRVQAPVGLEVKVFPKKIAFIEGLTRVSFKVLFYGKEASNGYNFGSITWFDGRLSVHLSFAVNVE, encoded by the exons ATGCCACTCTTTTCATTCTCCTCCATTTTTCTTGCCATCCCATCTTTCATGGCTTCTCCTCTGCATcatctcttcttcctctctgCACTCTGCCTTCTCATCATCAGCTCCACTGCATCAAATCATCTTCCTCAG CATTATGTGGTTTATATGGGGAGTTCATCAAGTGGAGATGGAGGAGAAGCTCCTGAGATTGCAGAGGCAGATCATCTGCAGCTGTTGTCCTCCATTATACCAAG CCATGAGAGTGAAAGAATATCGCTAATCCGCCATTACAGCCATGCTTTCAAGGGCTTCTCTGCCATGCTTACAGAGAATGAAGCCTCTGTATTAGCTG GTCATGATGGTATAGTATCCATCTTCCGGGATCCAATTCTTCAACTTCATACTACACGTTCATGGGATTTCCTGGAGGCAGCATCAGGCATGCAATACAAGCACAAGCAACCTTCTATGTCAAGTGATGTCATAATTGGGATGATAGACACAG GGATATGGCCTGAGTCGCCAAGTTTCAATGATGATGGAATTGGGGAAATCCCTTCAAGATGGAAAGGAGCTTGCATGGAAGGATATGACTTCAAGAAATCCAATTGCAATAG GAAGTTGATAGGAGCAAGATACTATGACTCCATCCAAAGGACATACAATAATAACAAGACCCACGTGGCTAAACCAGATGACTCACCAAGGGACTTTGATGGCCATGGGACTCACACCACATCCATTGCAGCTGGTGCTAAAGTTGCTAATGTTAGTTACCATGACTTAGCTGGAGGCACAGCTAGGGGTGGCTCACCTTCATCTAGAGTAGCAATATACAAAGCATGCACATTAGATGGTTGTTCTGGTTCCACCATATTGAAGGCAATTGATGATGCAATTAAGGATGGAGTTGATATAATCTCCATTTCTATTGGGATGAGCTCGCTCTTTCAATCTGATTACCTAAATGACCCCATAGCAATTGGTTCATTTCATGCACAACAAATGGATATCATGGTAGTGTGCTCTGGAGGAAATGATGGGCCTGATCTTTACACTATTGTCAATTCAGCTCCTTGGATCTTTACAGTTGCAGCTTCTAATATTGATAGAGATTTCCAATCTACTGTGCTGCTTGGAAATGGGAAGACTTTCCAA GGGTCTGCCATCAGTTTCTCAAACTTCAATCACTCAAGAAATTATCCTCTCGCATTTGGAGAGGATGTTGCAGCTAAGTTTACTCCAATATCAGAAGCTAG GAATTGCTACCCAGGATCATTAGATACACAGAAAGTTGCGGGCAAGATTGTTGTATGCACGtataatgatttaaatattCCACGGCAAATCAAGAAATTAGTCGTGGAAGATGCTAGAGCCAAAGGGTTGATTTTAGTCAGTGAGGATGAGACAGTTGTTCCTTTTGATTCAGGCACGTTTCCATTTGCAGAAGTTGGAAATCTTTCAGGGTTGCAGATTATTAAATACATCAATGGTACCAA AAAGCCTACTGCAACCATCCTTCCTGCCCGTGATGTTCCTCGATATAGACCAGCTCCAACTGTTGCATATTTCTCTTCCAGAGGGCCTGGACAATATACAGGAAACATTCTCAAG CCCGATATAATGGCTCCAGGAGTTGCCATTTTGGCTGCCATGATACCTGAAAAGGAAGCAGGGAGTGTTCCTGTTGGAAATAAGCCATCTGGATATGCCATAAAGTCTGGTACATCAATGGCCTGCCCTCATGTGACAGGAGCTGCAGCATTCATTAAGTCTTTTCATCGTGGTTGGAGTACTTCCATGATCAAATCTGCACTTATGACAACGG CGAACATTTATGATAATATGGGGAAACCCTTACAAAACAGCTCACATCACTTTGCGAATGCCCATGAAGTGGGGGTTGGAGAAATAAACCCACTCAAAGCTCTTAATCCAGGATTAGTTTTTGAAACAACCACGGAAGATTATTTGCAATTCCTTTGTTATTATGGATATTCAGAGAAAAACATAAGATCTATGTCCAAGAAAAACTTCAACTGCCCCAGAATCAGTATTGACAGACTCATCTCCAATATCAACTATCCATCAATCTCCATCGGTAACCTTGATCGACATAAGCCTGCTCAGACTATCAAAAGAACTGTGACTAATGTGGGGTGTCCAAATGCCACATACATTTCCAGAGTGCAAGCTCCTGTGGGATTAGAGGTGAAGGTTTTCCCAAAGAAGATTGCTTTTATCGAAGGGTTAACAAGGGTTTCCTTCAAAGTCTTATTCTATGGCAAGGAGGCTTCCAATGGCTACAATTTCGGGTCCATAACGTGGTTTGATGGTCGACTTTCTGTTCATCTATCATTTGCAGTGAACGTAGAATAA
- the LOC118054721 gene encoding CO(2)-response secreted protease isoform X2 — MQYKHKQPSMSSDVIIGMIDTGIWPESPSFNDDGIGEIPSRWKGACMEGYDFKKSNCNRKLIGARYYDSIQRTYNNNKTHVAKPDDSPRDFDGHGTHTTSIAAGAKVANVSYHDLAGGTARGGSPSSRVAIYKACTLDGCSGSTILKAIDDAIKDGVDIISISIGMSSLFQSDYLNDPIAIGSFHAQQMDIMVVCSGGNDGPDLYTIVNSAPWIFTVAASNIDRDFQSTVLLGNGKTFQGSAISFSNFNHSRNYPLAFGEDVAAKFTPISEARNCYPGSLDTQKVAGKIVVCTYNDLNIPRQIKKLVVEDARAKGLILVSEDETVVPFDSGTFPFAEVGNLSGLQIIKYINGTKKPTATILPARDVPRYRPAPTVAYFSSRGPGQYTGNILKPDIMAPGVAILAAMIPEKEAGSVPVGNKPSGYAIKSGTSMACPHVTGAAAFIKSFHRGWSTSMIKSALMTTANIYDNMGKPLQNSSHHFANAHEVGVGEINPLKALNPGLVFETTTEDYLQFLCYYGYSEKNIRSMSKKNFNCPRISIDRLISNINYPSISIGNLDRHKPAQTIKRTVTNVGCPNATYISRVQAPVGLEVKVFPKKIAFIEGLTRVSFKVLFYGKEASNGYNFGSITWFDGRLSVHLSFAVNVE; from the exons ATGCAATACAAGCACAAGCAACCTTCTATGTCAAGTGATGTCATAATTGGGATGATAGACACAG GGATATGGCCTGAGTCGCCAAGTTTCAATGATGATGGAATTGGGGAAATCCCTTCAAGATGGAAAGGAGCTTGCATGGAAGGATATGACTTCAAGAAATCCAATTGCAATAG GAAGTTGATAGGAGCAAGATACTATGACTCCATCCAAAGGACATACAATAATAACAAGACCCACGTGGCTAAACCAGATGACTCACCAAGGGACTTTGATGGCCATGGGACTCACACCACATCCATTGCAGCTGGTGCTAAAGTTGCTAATGTTAGTTACCATGACTTAGCTGGAGGCACAGCTAGGGGTGGCTCACCTTCATCTAGAGTAGCAATATACAAAGCATGCACATTAGATGGTTGTTCTGGTTCCACCATATTGAAGGCAATTGATGATGCAATTAAGGATGGAGTTGATATAATCTCCATTTCTATTGGGATGAGCTCGCTCTTTCAATCTGATTACCTAAATGACCCCATAGCAATTGGTTCATTTCATGCACAACAAATGGATATCATGGTAGTGTGCTCTGGAGGAAATGATGGGCCTGATCTTTACACTATTGTCAATTCAGCTCCTTGGATCTTTACAGTTGCAGCTTCTAATATTGATAGAGATTTCCAATCTACTGTGCTGCTTGGAAATGGGAAGACTTTCCAA GGGTCTGCCATCAGTTTCTCAAACTTCAATCACTCAAGAAATTATCCTCTCGCATTTGGAGAGGATGTTGCAGCTAAGTTTACTCCAATATCAGAAGCTAG GAATTGCTACCCAGGATCATTAGATACACAGAAAGTTGCGGGCAAGATTGTTGTATGCACGtataatgatttaaatattCCACGGCAAATCAAGAAATTAGTCGTGGAAGATGCTAGAGCCAAAGGGTTGATTTTAGTCAGTGAGGATGAGACAGTTGTTCCTTTTGATTCAGGCACGTTTCCATTTGCAGAAGTTGGAAATCTTTCAGGGTTGCAGATTATTAAATACATCAATGGTACCAA AAAGCCTACTGCAACCATCCTTCCTGCCCGTGATGTTCCTCGATATAGACCAGCTCCAACTGTTGCATATTTCTCTTCCAGAGGGCCTGGACAATATACAGGAAACATTCTCAAG CCCGATATAATGGCTCCAGGAGTTGCCATTTTGGCTGCCATGATACCTGAAAAGGAAGCAGGGAGTGTTCCTGTTGGAAATAAGCCATCTGGATATGCCATAAAGTCTGGTACATCAATGGCCTGCCCTCATGTGACAGGAGCTGCAGCATTCATTAAGTCTTTTCATCGTGGTTGGAGTACTTCCATGATCAAATCTGCACTTATGACAACGG CGAACATTTATGATAATATGGGGAAACCCTTACAAAACAGCTCACATCACTTTGCGAATGCCCATGAAGTGGGGGTTGGAGAAATAAACCCACTCAAAGCTCTTAATCCAGGATTAGTTTTTGAAACAACCACGGAAGATTATTTGCAATTCCTTTGTTATTATGGATATTCAGAGAAAAACATAAGATCTATGTCCAAGAAAAACTTCAACTGCCCCAGAATCAGTATTGACAGACTCATCTCCAATATCAACTATCCATCAATCTCCATCGGTAACCTTGATCGACATAAGCCTGCTCAGACTATCAAAAGAACTGTGACTAATGTGGGGTGTCCAAATGCCACATACATTTCCAGAGTGCAAGCTCCTGTGGGATTAGAGGTGAAGGTTTTCCCAAAGAAGATTGCTTTTATCGAAGGGTTAACAAGGGTTTCCTTCAAAGTCTTATTCTATGGCAAGGAGGCTTCCAATGGCTACAATTTCGGGTCCATAACGTGGTTTGATGGTCGACTTTCTGTTCATCTATCATTTGCAGTGAACGTAGAATAA